In one window of bacterium DNA:
- a CDS encoding SDR family oxidoreductase yields the protein MRVHDLFSLSGRVALVTGGSRGLGREIAEGLGEAGAAVALTARREEWLHEAEQALRAAGIDCMAAACDVTRPDAVHALVAAVAARYGKIDILVNNAGATWGASVLEMPLDRWQRVLEANLTGTFLVTQAVGRSMVDRRYGKIVNIASIAGLAGNPPEVLDTIGYSAAKGGVIAFTRDLAVKWAPYGVYVNAIAPGFFRTRMTESLLERNQARVEAQIPLGRIGRPGELKGVAVFLASAASDYVTGQIIPVDGGRTAT from the coding sequence ATGCGCGTGCACGATCTGTTCAGTCTCTCCGGCCGCGTGGCGCTGGTCACCGGCGGCTCGCGCGGACTGGGCCGGGAGATCGCCGAAGGGCTCGGCGAGGCGGGGGCCGCGGTCGCGCTCACGGCGCGCCGGGAGGAGTGGCTCCACGAGGCCGAGCAGGCGCTCCGCGCCGCCGGCATCGACTGCATGGCGGCCGCGTGCGACGTCACCCGGCCGGACGCGGTGCACGCCCTGGTCGCGGCGGTGGCGGCACGATACGGCAAGATCGACATCCTGGTCAACAACGCGGGCGCGACGTGGGGCGCGTCCGTGCTCGAGATGCCGCTCGACCGGTGGCAGCGCGTGCTCGAGGCCAATCTGACGGGGACGTTTCTCGTGACCCAGGCGGTGGGGCGATCCATGGTCGACCGGCGCTACGGCAAGATCGTCAACATCGCCTCGATCGCCGGGCTCGCCGGCAATCCGCCGGAGGTGCTCGACACCATCGGCTACAGCGCCGCGAAGGGCGGCGTCATCGCGTTCACGCGCGACCTGGCGGTGAAGTGGGCGCCTTACGGCGTGTACGTGAACGCCATCGCGCCCGGCTTCTTCCGTACCCGGATGACGGAGTCGCTGCTCGAGCGGAATCAGGCCCGCGTCGAGGCGCAGATTCCGCTCGGGCGCATCGGCCGGCCCGGCGAGCTCAAAGGCGTCGCGGTCTTCCTCGCCTCCGCGGCGTCGGACTACGTGACCGGTCAGATCATCCCCGTCGACGGAGGTCGCACCGCGACGTGA